A single genomic interval of Pseudorca crassidens isolate mPseCra1 chromosome 19, mPseCra1.hap1, whole genome shotgun sequence harbors:
- the UNC13D gene encoding protein unc-13 homolog D isoform X4: MATLFSQTQRRPPLSRQAIKIRRRRVRDLQEALPHRAQEIEPTSHHLSPEERALLYEEALYTVLYRLGQPEPTHVGESSELLRYLQEAFRMEPQEHEQMLRQVQELEKPIFCLKATVKQAKGILGKDVSGFSDPYCLLGIEQGVGVPGDSPGLQRRQKAVVRHTIPEEQIHRTQVITQTLNPVWDETFILEFEDISNASFRLDMWDMDTVESVRQKLGELTDLHGLRRIFKEVRKDKGQDDFLGNVVLRLQVWASPARPACQDLRCREDQWYPLEPCTETYPDRGQCHLQFQFIHKRRATMASRSQPSYRVHLHLLQQLVSHEVTQHQAGSTSWNGLLSPQAATVLFLHSTQKDLSDFHQSMAQWLAYSRLYQSLEFPSSCLLYPITSIEYQWIQGRLKAEQLEELAASFSSLLAYGLSLIRRFRSVFPLSVSDSPARLQSLLRVLVQMCKMKAFGELCPERGPLPRLVTEALQTGTTEWFHLKQQHHQPMVQGMLEEGKALLNLVQDIIGDLHQCQRTWSKIFHNVLKIDLFSMAFLELQWLVAKRVQDHIAVVSGAVTPEMGESLFQLYISLKELYQLGPVPSERDGVLALEGFHHWFQPAIPSWLQKTYSVALERVQRAVQMDELVPLGELTKHSTSAVDLSTCFAQLSHTAQQLDWPDPEEAFMITVKFVEDTCRLALVYCSLIKARARELSAGQKDQGQAANMLCVVVNDMEQLRLVIGKLPTQLAWEALEQRVGAVLEQGQLQNTLHAQLQGALAGLGHEIRTGVRTLAEQLEVGIARHIQKLVGLKESVLPEDAVLPLMKFLEVELCYMNTNLVQENFNSLLTLLWTHTLTVLAEVAASQRSCPLASSRLKIALQNLEVCFYAEGCGLPPEALHTATFQALQRDLELQAASSRELIQKYFCSRIQQQAETTYEELGAVTVKASYRASEQKLHVELLSASSLLPLDSNARMFWNQTDLRVCPPSNTSAPT, encoded by the exons ATGGCGACGCTCTTCTCCCAGACCCAGCGGCGCCCTCCCCTTTCGCGCCAGGCCATCAAGATAAGACGCCGCAGAGTCAGAGATCTGCAGGAGGCCCTGCCCCACAGGGCTCAGGAG ATCGAGCCAACATCCCACCACTTGTCCCCTGAGGAG CGGGCCCTGCTCTACGAGGAAGCTCTCTACACGGTCCTGTACCGCCTGGGTCAGCCCGAGCCCACCCATGTCGGGGAGTCCTCTGAGCTGCTGCGATACCTGCAGGAG GCCTTCCGTATGGAGCCCCAGGAGCACGAGCAGATGCTGCGGCAGGTCCAGGAGCTCGAG AAACCAATATTCTGTCTGAAGGCCACGGTGAAACAAGCCAAGGGCATTCTGGGCAAGGATGTCAGTG ggtTCAGTGACCCCTACTGCCTGCTGGGCATCGAGCAGGGGGTGGGTGTGCCGGGGGACAGCCCTGGACTCCAGCGGCGGCAGAAGGCCGTGGTGAGGCACACCATCCCAGAGGAGCAGATCCACCGCACCCAGGTCATCACCCAGACACTCAACCCCGTCTGGGACGAGACCTTCATCCT GGAGTTTGAGGACATAAGCAATGCCAGCTTTCGTCTGGACATGTG GGACATGGACACCGTGGAGTCCGTCAGACAGAAGCTCGGGGAGCTCACAGATCTGCACGGGCTGCGAAG GATCTTTAAGGAGGTCCGGAAGGACAAAGGCCAGGATGACTTTCTGGGGAACGTGGTTCTGAGACTACAG GTGTGGGCATCCCCTGCCCGTCCGGCCTGCCAGGATCTGCGCTGCCGGGAGGATCAGTGGTACCCTCTAGAGCCTTGCACGGAGACCTACCCGGACCGTGGTCAGTGTCACCTCCAGTTCCAGTTCATTCACAAGCGG AGAGCCACCATGGCCAGCCGCTCACAGCCCAGCTACAGAGTGCATCTCCACCTGCTGCAGCAGCTCGTGTCCCACGAGGTCACCCAGCACCAG GCGGGCAGCACCTCCTGGAATGGGTTGCTGAGCCCCCAGGCTGCCACCGTCCTCTTCCTCCACTCCACGCAGAAGGACCTGTCCGACTTCCACCAGTCCATGGC GCAGTGGCTGGCCTACAGCCGTCTCTACCAGAGCCTGGAGTTCCCCAGCAGCTGCCTCCTGTACCCCATCACCAGCATCGAGTACCAGTGGATCCAGGGCCGGCTCAAGGCAGAGCAG CTGGAGGAGCTGGCCGCCTCATTCAGCTCCCTGCTGGCCTATGGCCTCTCCCTCATCCGGAGGTTCCGCTCTGTCTTCCCCCTCTCCGTCTCCGACTCCCCAGCCCGGCTGCAGTCTCTCCTCAG GGTCCTGGTACAGATGTGCAAGATGAAAGCCTTTGGAGAACTGTGCCCCGAAAGAGGCCCCCTGCCCCGCCTGGTGACCGAGGCACTGCAG ACTGGCACCACTGAATGGTTCCACCTGAAGCAGCAGCACCATCAGCCCATGGTGCAG GGCATGCTGGAGGAGGGCAAGGCCTTACTGAACCTGGTACAAGACATCATTGGTGACCTGCACCAGTGCCAGCGCACCTGGAGCAAGATCTTCCATAA TGTCCTCAAGATCGACCTCTTCTCCATGGCTTTCCTGGAGCTGCAATGGCTG GTGGCCAAGAGGGTGCAGGACCACATTGCTGTGGTGAGCGGTGCCGTGACCCCGGAGATGGGCGAAAGTCTGTTCCAGCTCTACATCAGCCTGAAGGAGCTCTACCAGCTGGGCCCGGTCCCCTCGGAGAG GGATGGCGTCCTGGCCCTGGAAGGCTTCCACCACTGGTTCCAGCCGGCCATCCCCTCCTGGCTGCAGAAGACGTACAGCGTGGCCCTGGAGCGGGTGCAGCGTGCTGTGCAGATGGACGAG CTGGTGCCCCTGGGTGAACTGACCAAGCACAGCACATCGGCTGTGGACCTGTCCACCTGCTTTGCCCAGCTCAGCCACACTGCCCAGCAGCTGGACTGGCCTGACCCAGAGGAGGCCTTCATGATCACCGTCAAGTTTGTGGAG GACACCTGTCGGCTGGCCCTGGTGTACTGCAGCCTTATAAAGGCCCGGGCCCGTGAGCTCTCTGCCGGCCAGAAGGACCAGGGTCAGGCAGCCAACATG CTGTGCGTGGTGGTGAACGACATGGAGCAGCTGCGGCTGGTGATCGGAAAGCTGCCCACCCAGCTGGCATGGGAGGCGCTGGAGCAGCGGGTAGGGGCCGTGCTGGAGCAGGGGCAGCTGCAGAACACGCTGCATGCCCAGCTGCAGGGCGCCCTGGCTGGGCTGGGCCATGAGATCCGCACTGGCGTCCGCACCTTGGCCGAGCAG CTGGAGGTGGGCATTGCCAGGCACATCCAGAAACTCGTGGGCCTCAAGGAATCCGTCCTGCCTGAGGAT gccgtTCTGCCCCTGATGAAGTTCCTGGAGGTGGAGCTCTGCTACATGAACACCAACTTGGTGCAGGAGAACTTCAACAG CCTTCTGACCTTGCTGTGGACCCACACGCTCACGGTGCTGGCGGAGGTGGCCGCTTCCCAGCGGAGCTGCCCTCTGGCTTCTAGCAGGCTGAAGATCGCACTACAG AACCTGGAGGTCTGCTTCTACGCAGAGGGTTGTGGCCTGCCGCCCGAGGCGCTGCACACGGCCACCTTCCAG GCTCTGCAGAGGGACCTGGAGCTGCAGGCGGCCTCCAGCCGGGAACTCATCCAGAAGTACTTTTGCAGCCGCATCCAGCAGCAG GCAGAGACCACCTACGAGGAGCTCGGGGCCGTCACAGTCAAGGCCTCCTACCGCGCCTCCGAGCAGAAACTGCACGTGGAGCTGCTCAGCGCCTCCAGCCTGCTGCCCCTGGACTCCAATG CCAGGATGTTCTGGAACCAAACGGATTTAAGAGTCTGTCCTCCAAGCAACACAAGTGCACCTACATGA
- the UNC13D gene encoding protein unc-13 homolog D isoform X2: MATLFSQTQRRPPLSRQAIKIRRRRVRDLQEALPHRAQEIEPTSHHLSPEERALLYEEALYTVLYRLGQPEPTHVGESSELLRYLQEAFRMEPQEHEQMLRQVQELEKPIFCLKATVKQAKGILGKDVSGFSDPYCLLGIEQGVGVPGDSPGLQRRQKAVVRHTIPEEQIHRTQVITQTLNPVWDETFILEFEDISNASFRLDMWDMDTVESVRQKLGELTDLHGLRRIFKEVRKDKGQDDFLGNVVLRLQVWASPARPACQDLRCREDQWYPLEPCTETYPDRGQCHLQFQFIHKRRATMASRSQPSYRVHLHLLQQLVSHEVTQHQAGSTSWNGLLSPQAATVLFLHSTQKDLSDFHQSMAQWLAYSRLYQSLEFPSSCLLYPITSIEYQWIQGRLKAEQLEELAASFSSLLAYGLSLIRRFRSVFPLSVSDSPARLQSLLRVLVQMCKMKAFGELCPERGPLPRLVTEALQTGTTEWFHLKQQHHQPMVQGMLEEGKALLNLVQDIIGDLHQCQRTWSKIFHNVLKIDLFSMAFLELQWLVAKRVQDHIAVVSGAVTPEMGESLFQLYISLKELYQLGPVPSERDGVLALEGFHHWFQPAIPSWLQKTYSVALERVQRAVQMDELVPLGELTKHSTSAVDLSTCFAQLSHTAQQLDWPDPEEAFMITVKFVEDTCRLALVYCSLIKARARELSAGQKDQGQAANMLCVVVNDMEQLRLVIGKLPTQLAWEALEQRVGAVLEQGQLQNTLHAQLQGALAGLGHEIRTGVRTLAEQLEVGIARHIQKLVGLKESVLPEDAVLPLMKFLEVELCYMNTNLVQENFNSLLTLLWTHTLTVLAEVAASQRSCPLASSRLKIALQNLEVCFYAEGCGLPPEALHTATFQALQRDLELQAASSRELIQKYFCSRIQQQAETTYEELGAVTVKASYRASEQKLHVELLSASSLLPLDSNGSSDPFVQLTLEPRHEFPELAPRETQKHKKELHPLFDETFEFLVPAEPCQKDGACLLLTVLDHDTLGADDLEGEAFLPLCSVPGLTGTVEPGDVPQTRLPLTYPAPNARMFWNQTDLRVCPPSNTSAPT, translated from the exons ATGGCGACGCTCTTCTCCCAGACCCAGCGGCGCCCTCCCCTTTCGCGCCAGGCCATCAAGATAAGACGCCGCAGAGTCAGAGATCTGCAGGAGGCCCTGCCCCACAGGGCTCAGGAG ATCGAGCCAACATCCCACCACTTGTCCCCTGAGGAG CGGGCCCTGCTCTACGAGGAAGCTCTCTACACGGTCCTGTACCGCCTGGGTCAGCCCGAGCCCACCCATGTCGGGGAGTCCTCTGAGCTGCTGCGATACCTGCAGGAG GCCTTCCGTATGGAGCCCCAGGAGCACGAGCAGATGCTGCGGCAGGTCCAGGAGCTCGAG AAACCAATATTCTGTCTGAAGGCCACGGTGAAACAAGCCAAGGGCATTCTGGGCAAGGATGTCAGTG ggtTCAGTGACCCCTACTGCCTGCTGGGCATCGAGCAGGGGGTGGGTGTGCCGGGGGACAGCCCTGGACTCCAGCGGCGGCAGAAGGCCGTGGTGAGGCACACCATCCCAGAGGAGCAGATCCACCGCACCCAGGTCATCACCCAGACACTCAACCCCGTCTGGGACGAGACCTTCATCCT GGAGTTTGAGGACATAAGCAATGCCAGCTTTCGTCTGGACATGTG GGACATGGACACCGTGGAGTCCGTCAGACAGAAGCTCGGGGAGCTCACAGATCTGCACGGGCTGCGAAG GATCTTTAAGGAGGTCCGGAAGGACAAAGGCCAGGATGACTTTCTGGGGAACGTGGTTCTGAGACTACAG GTGTGGGCATCCCCTGCCCGTCCGGCCTGCCAGGATCTGCGCTGCCGGGAGGATCAGTGGTACCCTCTAGAGCCTTGCACGGAGACCTACCCGGACCGTGGTCAGTGTCACCTCCAGTTCCAGTTCATTCACAAGCGG AGAGCCACCATGGCCAGCCGCTCACAGCCCAGCTACAGAGTGCATCTCCACCTGCTGCAGCAGCTCGTGTCCCACGAGGTCACCCAGCACCAG GCGGGCAGCACCTCCTGGAATGGGTTGCTGAGCCCCCAGGCTGCCACCGTCCTCTTCCTCCACTCCACGCAGAAGGACCTGTCCGACTTCCACCAGTCCATGGC GCAGTGGCTGGCCTACAGCCGTCTCTACCAGAGCCTGGAGTTCCCCAGCAGCTGCCTCCTGTACCCCATCACCAGCATCGAGTACCAGTGGATCCAGGGCCGGCTCAAGGCAGAGCAG CTGGAGGAGCTGGCCGCCTCATTCAGCTCCCTGCTGGCCTATGGCCTCTCCCTCATCCGGAGGTTCCGCTCTGTCTTCCCCCTCTCCGTCTCCGACTCCCCAGCCCGGCTGCAGTCTCTCCTCAG GGTCCTGGTACAGATGTGCAAGATGAAAGCCTTTGGAGAACTGTGCCCCGAAAGAGGCCCCCTGCCCCGCCTGGTGACCGAGGCACTGCAG ACTGGCACCACTGAATGGTTCCACCTGAAGCAGCAGCACCATCAGCCCATGGTGCAG GGCATGCTGGAGGAGGGCAAGGCCTTACTGAACCTGGTACAAGACATCATTGGTGACCTGCACCAGTGCCAGCGCACCTGGAGCAAGATCTTCCATAA TGTCCTCAAGATCGACCTCTTCTCCATGGCTTTCCTGGAGCTGCAATGGCTG GTGGCCAAGAGGGTGCAGGACCACATTGCTGTGGTGAGCGGTGCCGTGACCCCGGAGATGGGCGAAAGTCTGTTCCAGCTCTACATCAGCCTGAAGGAGCTCTACCAGCTGGGCCCGGTCCCCTCGGAGAG GGATGGCGTCCTGGCCCTGGAAGGCTTCCACCACTGGTTCCAGCCGGCCATCCCCTCCTGGCTGCAGAAGACGTACAGCGTGGCCCTGGAGCGGGTGCAGCGTGCTGTGCAGATGGACGAG CTGGTGCCCCTGGGTGAACTGACCAAGCACAGCACATCGGCTGTGGACCTGTCCACCTGCTTTGCCCAGCTCAGCCACACTGCCCAGCAGCTGGACTGGCCTGACCCAGAGGAGGCCTTCATGATCACCGTCAAGTTTGTGGAG GACACCTGTCGGCTGGCCCTGGTGTACTGCAGCCTTATAAAGGCCCGGGCCCGTGAGCTCTCTGCCGGCCAGAAGGACCAGGGTCAGGCAGCCAACATG CTGTGCGTGGTGGTGAACGACATGGAGCAGCTGCGGCTGGTGATCGGAAAGCTGCCCACCCAGCTGGCATGGGAGGCGCTGGAGCAGCGGGTAGGGGCCGTGCTGGAGCAGGGGCAGCTGCAGAACACGCTGCATGCCCAGCTGCAGGGCGCCCTGGCTGGGCTGGGCCATGAGATCCGCACTGGCGTCCGCACCTTGGCCGAGCAG CTGGAGGTGGGCATTGCCAGGCACATCCAGAAACTCGTGGGCCTCAAGGAATCCGTCCTGCCTGAGGAT gccgtTCTGCCCCTGATGAAGTTCCTGGAGGTGGAGCTCTGCTACATGAACACCAACTTGGTGCAGGAGAACTTCAACAG CCTTCTGACCTTGCTGTGGACCCACACGCTCACGGTGCTGGCGGAGGTGGCCGCTTCCCAGCGGAGCTGCCCTCTGGCTTCTAGCAGGCTGAAGATCGCACTACAG AACCTGGAGGTCTGCTTCTACGCAGAGGGTTGTGGCCTGCCGCCCGAGGCGCTGCACACGGCCACCTTCCAG GCTCTGCAGAGGGACCTGGAGCTGCAGGCGGCCTCCAGCCGGGAACTCATCCAGAAGTACTTTTGCAGCCGCATCCAGCAGCAG GCAGAGACCACCTACGAGGAGCTCGGGGCCGTCACAGTCAAGGCCTCCTACCGCGCCTCCGAGCAGAAACTGCACGTGGAGCTGCTCAGCGCCTCCAGCCTGCTGCCCCTGGACTCCAATG GCTCCAGCGACCCCTTTGTCCAGCTGACCTTGGAGCCCAGGCACGAGTTCCCTGAGCTGGCCCCCCGAGAGACCCAAAAGCACAAGAAGGAACTTCACCCACTGTTTGATGAGACCTTTGAATT CCTGGTGCCTGCTGAGCCGTGCCAGAAGGATGGGGCGTGCCTTCTGCTCACGGTGCTGGATCACGACACGCTGGGGGCTGATGACCTTGAAGGGGAGGCCTTCCTGCCGCTGTGCTCGGTGCCGGGCCTGACGGGGACTGTGGAGCCCGGCGACGTGCCTCAGACCCGCCTGCCCCTCACCTACCCTGCACCCAACG CCAGGATGTTCTGGAACCAAACGGATTTAAGAGTCTGTCCTCCAAGCAACACAAGTGCACCTACATGA
- the UNC13D gene encoding protein unc-13 homolog D isoform X3, giving the protein MATLFSQTQRRPPLSRQAIKIRRRRVRDLQEALPHRAQEIEPTSHHLSPEERALLYEEALYTVLYRLGQPEPTHVGESSELLRYLQEAFRMEPQEHEQMLRQVQELEKPIFCLKATVKQAKGILGKDVSGFSDPYCLLGIEQGVGVPGDSPGLQRRQKAVVRHTIPEEQIHRTQVITQTLNPVWDETFILEFEDISNASFRLDMWDMDTVESVRQKLGELTDLHGLRRIFKEVRKDKGQDDFLGNVVLRLQVWASPARPACQDLRCREDQWYPLEPCTETYPDRGQCHLQFQFIHKRRATMASRSQPSYRVHLHLLQQLVSHEVTQHQAGSTSWNGLLSPQAATVLFLHSTQKDLSDFHQSMAQWLAYSRLYQSLEFPSSCLLYPITSIEYQWIQGRLKAEQLEELAASFSSLLAYGLSLIRRFRSVFPLSVSDSPARLQSLLRVLVQMCKMKAFGELCPERGPLPRLVTEALQTGTTEWFHLKQQHHQPMVQGMLEEGKALLNLVQDIIGDLHQCQRTWSKIFHNVLKIDLFSMAFLELQWLVAKRVQDHIAVVSGAVTPEMGESLFQLYISLKELYQLGPVPSERDGVLALEGFHHWFQPAIPSWLQKTYSVALERVQRAVQMDELVPLGELTKHSTSAVDLSTCFAQLSHTAQQLDWPDPEEAFMITVKFVEDTCRLALVYCSLIKARARELSAGQKDQGQAANMLCVVVNDMEQLRLVIGKLPTQLAWEALEQRVGAVLEQGQLQNTLHAQLQGALAGLGHEIRTGVRTLAEQLEVGIARHIQKLVGLKESVLPEDAVLPLMKFLEVELCYMNTNLVQENFNSLLTLLWTHTLTVLAEVAASQRSCPLASSRLKIALQNLEVCFYAEGCGLPPEALHTATFQALQRDLELQAASSRELIQKYFCSRIQQQAETTYEELGAVTVKASYRASEQKLHVELLSASSLLPLDSNGSSDPFVQLTLEPRHEFPELAPRETQKHKKELHPLFDETFEFLVPAEPCQKDGACLLLTVLDHDTLGADDLEGEAFLPLCSVPGLTGTVEPGDVPQTRLPLTYPAPNGDPILQLLESRKGDREAQVFVRLRRQRAKQASQHAPSPGRQQRGLGPWEACVPPTTAQPSHLA; this is encoded by the exons ATGGCGACGCTCTTCTCCCAGACCCAGCGGCGCCCTCCCCTTTCGCGCCAGGCCATCAAGATAAGACGCCGCAGAGTCAGAGATCTGCAGGAGGCCCTGCCCCACAGGGCTCAGGAG ATCGAGCCAACATCCCACCACTTGTCCCCTGAGGAG CGGGCCCTGCTCTACGAGGAAGCTCTCTACACGGTCCTGTACCGCCTGGGTCAGCCCGAGCCCACCCATGTCGGGGAGTCCTCTGAGCTGCTGCGATACCTGCAGGAG GCCTTCCGTATGGAGCCCCAGGAGCACGAGCAGATGCTGCGGCAGGTCCAGGAGCTCGAG AAACCAATATTCTGTCTGAAGGCCACGGTGAAACAAGCCAAGGGCATTCTGGGCAAGGATGTCAGTG ggtTCAGTGACCCCTACTGCCTGCTGGGCATCGAGCAGGGGGTGGGTGTGCCGGGGGACAGCCCTGGACTCCAGCGGCGGCAGAAGGCCGTGGTGAGGCACACCATCCCAGAGGAGCAGATCCACCGCACCCAGGTCATCACCCAGACACTCAACCCCGTCTGGGACGAGACCTTCATCCT GGAGTTTGAGGACATAAGCAATGCCAGCTTTCGTCTGGACATGTG GGACATGGACACCGTGGAGTCCGTCAGACAGAAGCTCGGGGAGCTCACAGATCTGCACGGGCTGCGAAG GATCTTTAAGGAGGTCCGGAAGGACAAAGGCCAGGATGACTTTCTGGGGAACGTGGTTCTGAGACTACAG GTGTGGGCATCCCCTGCCCGTCCGGCCTGCCAGGATCTGCGCTGCCGGGAGGATCAGTGGTACCCTCTAGAGCCTTGCACGGAGACCTACCCGGACCGTGGTCAGTGTCACCTCCAGTTCCAGTTCATTCACAAGCGG AGAGCCACCATGGCCAGCCGCTCACAGCCCAGCTACAGAGTGCATCTCCACCTGCTGCAGCAGCTCGTGTCCCACGAGGTCACCCAGCACCAG GCGGGCAGCACCTCCTGGAATGGGTTGCTGAGCCCCCAGGCTGCCACCGTCCTCTTCCTCCACTCCACGCAGAAGGACCTGTCCGACTTCCACCAGTCCATGGC GCAGTGGCTGGCCTACAGCCGTCTCTACCAGAGCCTGGAGTTCCCCAGCAGCTGCCTCCTGTACCCCATCACCAGCATCGAGTACCAGTGGATCCAGGGCCGGCTCAAGGCAGAGCAG CTGGAGGAGCTGGCCGCCTCATTCAGCTCCCTGCTGGCCTATGGCCTCTCCCTCATCCGGAGGTTCCGCTCTGTCTTCCCCCTCTCCGTCTCCGACTCCCCAGCCCGGCTGCAGTCTCTCCTCAG GGTCCTGGTACAGATGTGCAAGATGAAAGCCTTTGGAGAACTGTGCCCCGAAAGAGGCCCCCTGCCCCGCCTGGTGACCGAGGCACTGCAG ACTGGCACCACTGAATGGTTCCACCTGAAGCAGCAGCACCATCAGCCCATGGTGCAG GGCATGCTGGAGGAGGGCAAGGCCTTACTGAACCTGGTACAAGACATCATTGGTGACCTGCACCAGTGCCAGCGCACCTGGAGCAAGATCTTCCATAA TGTCCTCAAGATCGACCTCTTCTCCATGGCTTTCCTGGAGCTGCAATGGCTG GTGGCCAAGAGGGTGCAGGACCACATTGCTGTGGTGAGCGGTGCCGTGACCCCGGAGATGGGCGAAAGTCTGTTCCAGCTCTACATCAGCCTGAAGGAGCTCTACCAGCTGGGCCCGGTCCCCTCGGAGAG GGATGGCGTCCTGGCCCTGGAAGGCTTCCACCACTGGTTCCAGCCGGCCATCCCCTCCTGGCTGCAGAAGACGTACAGCGTGGCCCTGGAGCGGGTGCAGCGTGCTGTGCAGATGGACGAG CTGGTGCCCCTGGGTGAACTGACCAAGCACAGCACATCGGCTGTGGACCTGTCCACCTGCTTTGCCCAGCTCAGCCACACTGCCCAGCAGCTGGACTGGCCTGACCCAGAGGAGGCCTTCATGATCACCGTCAAGTTTGTGGAG GACACCTGTCGGCTGGCCCTGGTGTACTGCAGCCTTATAAAGGCCCGGGCCCGTGAGCTCTCTGCCGGCCAGAAGGACCAGGGTCAGGCAGCCAACATG CTGTGCGTGGTGGTGAACGACATGGAGCAGCTGCGGCTGGTGATCGGAAAGCTGCCCACCCAGCTGGCATGGGAGGCGCTGGAGCAGCGGGTAGGGGCCGTGCTGGAGCAGGGGCAGCTGCAGAACACGCTGCATGCCCAGCTGCAGGGCGCCCTGGCTGGGCTGGGCCATGAGATCCGCACTGGCGTCCGCACCTTGGCCGAGCAG CTGGAGGTGGGCATTGCCAGGCACATCCAGAAACTCGTGGGCCTCAAGGAATCCGTCCTGCCTGAGGAT gccgtTCTGCCCCTGATGAAGTTCCTGGAGGTGGAGCTCTGCTACATGAACACCAACTTGGTGCAGGAGAACTTCAACAG CCTTCTGACCTTGCTGTGGACCCACACGCTCACGGTGCTGGCGGAGGTGGCCGCTTCCCAGCGGAGCTGCCCTCTGGCTTCTAGCAGGCTGAAGATCGCACTACAG AACCTGGAGGTCTGCTTCTACGCAGAGGGTTGTGGCCTGCCGCCCGAGGCGCTGCACACGGCCACCTTCCAG GCTCTGCAGAGGGACCTGGAGCTGCAGGCGGCCTCCAGCCGGGAACTCATCCAGAAGTACTTTTGCAGCCGCATCCAGCAGCAG GCAGAGACCACCTACGAGGAGCTCGGGGCCGTCACAGTCAAGGCCTCCTACCGCGCCTCCGAGCAGAAACTGCACGTGGAGCTGCTCAGCGCCTCCAGCCTGCTGCCCCTGGACTCCAATG GCTCCAGCGACCCCTTTGTCCAGCTGACCTTGGAGCCCAGGCACGAGTTCCCTGAGCTGGCCCCCCGAGAGACCCAAAAGCACAAGAAGGAACTTCACCCACTGTTTGATGAGACCTTTGAATT CCTGGTGCCTGCTGAGCCGTGCCAGAAGGATGGGGCGTGCCTTCTGCTCACGGTGCTGGATCACGACACGCTGGGGGCTGATGACCTTGAAGGGGAGGCCTTCCTGCCGCTGTGCTCGGTGCCGGGCCTGACGGGGACTGTGGAGCCCGGCGACGTGCCTCAGACCCGCCTGCCCCTCACCTACCCTGCACCCAACG GGGATCCAATCCTGCAGCTGTTAGAGAGCCGGAAGGGGGACCGCGAGGCCCAGGTGTTTGTGCGGCTGCGGCGGCAGCGAGCCAAGCAGGCCTCCCAGCACGCCCCGTCGCCAGGGCGGCAGCAGCGGGGCTTGGGTCCCTGGGAGGCCTGTGTTCCCCCCACCACAGCGCAGCCCTCCCACCTGGCCTAA